CACGCACCTGTTCGACCGCCCGCCCGCCGCCGACGCGGGCCCGCCCGGTGACACCACCCTCAAGCTCTTCGACACACCCCACGCGGCGCGCCGCAAGGCGGCGTCCGCGCCCGATCCTGGAGACGTCCATGGCACTGCACTTCACGCGCAGTAACGCGCTGCTGCTCCTGACCCCGAAGACGGGCAGCACGTGGATCCGCAGGAAGGTCAGGGAACTCGGCCTGGAGGTCGCCGAGGTCGGCGACCCGGCGATGCGCGAGCACGACCTCCTCGCCGACTTCGACCGCTCCCGGTACGGCTTCGTCGGCGCCTTCGTCCGCGACCCGCTCGAGTGGTACCGCTCCTACTGGTCCTACCGCATGGAGAAGGGCTGGCGGCCGCAGTACCCGCTCGACGAGCACTGCGAGAGCGACGACTTCCAGACCTTCGTGCGGCGGGCCGTGACCGTCCTGCCGGGCGCGCTCGGCAACATCTACACCTCGTACGTCGGCACGCCGGACGACGAGGTGGACTTCGTCGGCCGGCAGGAGGACCTGGCAGCCGACTTCGCGCGGTTCCTGAAGCTCGCCGGCGAGGAGTTCGACGCCTCCGTCCTCGCCGAGGGCGACCGGATCAACGCGACCAGCATCCGTCCCGACTACCCGGAGGAGCTCAAGGAGCTCATCACCCTCTCCGAGTGGGAGACCATGGCGCGCTTCGGCTACCTCGACGCCCGGCCCGACCCGATCGGCCTCGCCGAGATGCGCGCCCGCTACCCCGAGGACGCCGGTGACCTGCGGCTGCTGTCCCTGTGGACCGAGAAGATCCACTGGGCGCCGGACGACGTCAAGCGGGCCTCGGGCCGGCCGGTGCGCCCCGAGACCCGGTACGCCCGCGTCCACAGCAACTTCGCGCTCTTCGCCCAGCACAAGAAGCAGGACCCCGAGTACGCCGGCACCCGCTACCGCGAGGCGCTGCGCCTCGACCCGGCCCACCCGCGCACGCTGTGCAACTACGCCCTGTACGTCGCCGAGCACGAGGACGACACGGCCGGCGCCCGCGCGCTGATGCTGCGGGCGCTGTCGGGCCGCCCGAACCACCCGTACACCCTCGGCAAGCTGGCGAAGCTGACCGCCGAGCGGCTCGACGACCCCGACCTCGCGGAGGTCCTCTACCGGCAGAGCCTCGCCGCCAACAGCGACCAGCGGGAGCTGCGCGCCGAGTTCGCCCGGTTCCTCGCGGGCCGCGGCAAGACCGACGAGGCGGTGGCCCTGCTCGCGGAGGAGGCCGAGAGCCCGCGGGCCGACCGGCTCACCCTGCTCACCCACGCGTCGGTCCTGGCCCGCGCCGGCCGGATCACCGAGGCCCGCCGCTTCCAGCAGCTCGCCGCCACCGCCGCCTGAGCACGAAAAGGAGAACGACCATGACGATCACGGAGGACCGGCTCGCCCGGACCATCCAGGACGAGTCCGTGTCCGCGGCCGGCCGGACGGTCGCGCAGACCGTCGCCGCGGCCCGCGAGGTCGTCGGGCGGAACAGGATCTGCCTGGTCCGCGACTTCCCCCTGGACCCCGACCGTTACCTGGAGTTCCTCGGCGCCTTCGGCGAACCGCTGCGGAACTACTCCTCGCTCAGCGAGCTGGCGAAGACCGACCCGCACCCGCAGATCAACCGGGTGAAGTACAAGAAGAAGACCGAGGGCGCCCAGTCCGTCCACTACGTCGCCGGCGGTCTGCGGCCGCACTCCGCCCGCTCCTGGTGCACGCCCCGCCCGGCGTTCTTCGCGATGCTCATGGTGGAGCCCGGCTGGCGGGAGGTCCCGGCCGGGCAGCGGGGCGAGTCCGTCGTGGTCTCCTGGTACGACCTGTTCACCCGGCTCGCCGAGCGGGACGGCGCCGTGTTCGAGGAGCACTTCGCGCGGCTGTCGGGCACGCCGATCACCTTCCGGGCCAACAACGTGCGGGAGGAGCTGAGCGACCTGCCGCTGCTCTACCCGCTGGACGACTCCCGCGGGCGGTACGACGTGGGCGTCCGGCTCAAGCAGGACCTGCGCGACAAGATCGCGGGCATCGAGGACCAGCTGCCCGACGCCGACGCCTACCGGAAGTCCCTGGACTACCTGCTGGACGCCAGCGTCGAGGACGGGCTGTTCTCCTGCTTCCCGATGGAGCGCGGCGACCTGCTGCTGCTGGACAACCACCGGTTCGCGCACGGCCGTCAGAAGATCGTCGGCGAGTACGCGGTCGACGGCGAGGCGCGGACCAACGACCGCGAGCTGTGGAGCGTCACGGTCCGCTGACCGGGGCGAACACCGTCACACCCAGAAGGAGAAGCACATGGACAACCCCGTCCCCACCACCCCCGGCGAGGACGCGGCCGAGCCGACCGGGCAGGCGGCCGAGCAGGCCGACCTGGCCGCCGTCTGCGCCGAGCTCCAGGGCGAGCTCGACGCGCTGATGGCCGGCCCCGGGACGAACGCGGCGGCGCAGTCGCTCGACACGGCCGTCTCGTCGCTGAAGGAGGTCGAGCAGCGCAACGTCTCGTCGGTGCAGCTCGTGGCGCTCGCCGACCGGTAGGCGGACCCGCTCCCACCGCCCCGCGCCGGGGCGGTGACACCGCTCCGCCGCGGTGGTGACGCCTCCCCGCCGGGCCCCCGCGGGCCCGGCGGGGAGGCAATTCCCGGCACTGTTCCCGGCCCGTAGAATGGCCGCGGCCGAGGGCTGTACCCGGTGTCATAGAGAAAGTCAGAGTCGTCATGTCATTGACCGGAAAGCACATTCTCTCCAGCGACCTCTTCACCCGGGACGACCTGGAGCGGCTCTTCGAACTGGCGGACGTCCTGACGCCGGTGGCCCGCGGCCGGAAGGTCACGCGGGTCCTCGAGGGCGCCGTGATGGCGAGCCTCTTCTTCGAGGCCAGCACCCGCACGCGGCTGAGCTGCGAGTCGGCCTTCCTGCGCCTGGGCGGCGGAGTGACGACGACCACCGGGGTCGAGCTGCTGTCGATCGCCAAGGGCGAGTCGCTGGCCGACACCAGCCGCGTCGTCAGCGGCTACTGCGACCTCGTCGTGATGCGCCACCCCGACGAGGCGGCCGTCCACGAGTTCGCCGACGCCACCCACGTCCCCGTCGTCAACGGCGGCAACGGCGCGGGCGAGCACCCCACGCAGGCGCTCCTCGACATGTTCACCATGCACCGCGAGTTCCACCGCCTCGGCCGCGACATCGACGGCGCCCGGATCGCCATGGTCGGCGACCTCCGCCACGGCCGCACCGTCCACTCGCTGATCAAGCTGCTGTCCCGGTACGACAAGCTGACGCTGGTCTGCGTCTCGCCCGACAGCCTCGGCATGCCCGCTCCGCTGCTGGAACTCGCCGCGAGCCGCGGCCACCACGTCGAGGTGAGCGACCGGCCCGAGGCCGGCCTGCGGGACGCCGACCTGGTGTACGCGACGCGCCTGCAGACGGAGCGCTTCGCCGACCTGCCCGTCCCGTACAGCGACGAGTTCCGCATCGACCGCGCGCTGGTGGACCGGGTCTGCCGCCCCGACACGGTGATCATGCACCCGCTGCCCCGGGACAGCCGCCCCGCCGCCAACGACCTCGGCACGGACCTGAACACCGACCCCCGGCTGGCGATCTTCCGGCAGACCGACGCGGGCATCCCGATCCGCATGGCGCTCTTCGCGTCGGTGCTGGGCGTCGCCGACGCCATCCGGCCCTCGCTGCGCCCGGCCACCTGGTACCGGCCGGACTTCACGGGCCCCGACGACGCCCCCTTCTACCGCAACACCGCGGTGGAGGGCATCGCGTAGCCGACAGACACGAACCACCCAGACGAACGCCGAAGCGGGCCGGAGACCTCCGGCCCGCTTCGGCGTTCCCGCGTCCGAGCCAAGAGGAATTCCATGAGTGGTGAGACGCGCCGCGAGAAACGCCGACGGGATTTCGCCGCCTACCGGCATCCGATCGTCGCGGTGACGATGGCGAGCACGTTCTTCCTGAAGCTCGTGTCGTATCTCTGTATTCCGTTCATGACGATCTTCCTGAGCCGCAACGCCGACCTGCCGGCCCACGTGATCGGGCTGCTCGTCGGGCTCAACCAGATCGGCTCGCTGACCGCCGGCTTCTTCAGCGGCGTCCTCGCGGACCGGATCGGGCGGCGGCGGATCCTGCTCGTCGGGCTCTTCGGCACCGCGCTGGTCTTCGGGCTGCTGTTCGCCGTGGCCACGTACCTGCGGCAGTCGCTGGCGTTCCCCGTGCTGTTCGGGGTGCTGAACGTCTCGTACGGCGTGATGTCGGCGTTCTTCTGGCCGGTCACCCAGGTGGTGATGGCCGACAGCCTGCCGAAGGAGCAGCGGCCGGTGCTCTTCCGCCACCGGTACGTGCTGACGAACACGGCCGTGGCCGTCGGCCCGCCGACCGGGGCCTTCCTGGGGCTCGCCTCCGACCGGCTCGCCTTCGTCATCGCGGGCGGCTGCTACCTGCTCTTCGCGCTCGCGTACGCGTGGCTCGGCCGGGGCACGGAGTACGGCGCCCCCGTCCCGACGCCCGCCGCCTCGGCCCCCGCGGCGGGAGCCAAGGCGGCGGGGGACCGGCGCAGCTTCACCGGGGCGCTGCGGGTGCTCGCGGCGGACCGGGCGTTCCGCAGCCTCACCGTGTCGATGATCCTGTTCACCCTGGCGTACTGCCAGATCGAGTCGAACCTCTCGCGGATCGTCAGCACCGGGTTCCCCGACGGGATCCGCTTCTTCGCGGTGCTGCTCACGGTCAACGCCGTGGCCGTCATCGCGCTCCAGCCGCTTGCCTCCCGGGCCGCCGAGCGGCTGGGCCCCCGGCGCACCCTCCTCACGGGCAACGCGCTGTTCGCGGTCGTCTGCCTGCTGTTCCCGCTCACCGGCTCCGGCCGGGCGGCCCTCGTGGCGCTGGTCGTGCTGATCAGCCTCGCCGAGGTCCTGGTCGTCCCCACGGTGAGCGTCGTGGTGGACGAACTCGCGCCACCCGACCTGCGCGGCACGTACTTCGGTGCGGCCACGCTCCGCAACCTCGGTCTCGGCCTCGGGCCCGCGGCGGGCGGGCTCGTGCTGACGCTGTTCCCCCGGGAACTGCTCTTCGTCTTCATGGGGCTGTGCGCCGCCGCCGCGTGGGCCGTCATCCACTTCACCCTCAGGGAGAACGCCGGTGCGCATCCTGGTCCTGCATCAGAACCTGTTTGAACGGCTCGCCTACGAGCGGGCCATCGACCACTCCGTCCACGACGTCGTGTACGCCGGGACGCCGCAGTACCTCGCCAACATCCCCGCCCATGTCCGCTGCGGGACGTTCCCCCTGGACCCGGCCCGGCCCGTCGCCGACCAGCTGCGGCCGTGGATGGCCGGGCAGCCGCCGTTCCAGCGGATCATCGCCCGGCACGAGAAGCTGATCACCCCGGCCGCCGAGCTGCGCGACGCCTTCGGCATCCCCGGCATGGGCGCCGCGGCGGCGCGCAACTTCCGCGACAAGGTGACCATGAAGCGGACCCTGGCGCGGGCCGGTTTCCGCGTGCCGCGCTTCGTCCCCGCGGACCGGCCGGCAGCCCCGGACGGTCCGGCCGCCCCGGACCGGCCCGGCGCCGGCCCCGGCTGGCGCGGCCGGACCATCGTCAAGCCGCGCGACGAGGGCGGCAGCCAGGGGGTACGTCTCTTCGAGACCCTCGACGAGGCGCTGGAGTTCGTCCGCGCCGCCGCCGCGCAGTCCCCCGCGGACCCGGCCGCGCAGACCGGCACGGAGCAGGGCACGGGCGGCGGGTTCGCCGCCCGGTACGAGCTGGAGGAGTACGTCGAGGGCCCGATCTGGCACGTGGACGGCTTCCTCTTCAAGGGCGAGGCGGTGGTGGCCCAGCCGTCCCGCTACGTCGGCACGCCGCTGGGCTTCGAGAACGGGGCGCCCATCGGCTCCGTGCAGTTCGACCACCCGGAGCTGA
This portion of the Streptomyces changanensis genome encodes:
- the pyrB gene encoding aspartate carbamoyltransferase, producing MSLTGKHILSSDLFTRDDLERLFELADVLTPVARGRKVTRVLEGAVMASLFFEASTRTRLSCESAFLRLGGGVTTTTGVELLSIAKGESLADTSRVVSGYCDLVVMRHPDEAAVHEFADATHVPVVNGGNGAGEHPTQALLDMFTMHREFHRLGRDIDGARIAMVGDLRHGRTVHSLIKLLSRYDKLTLVCVSPDSLGMPAPLLELAASRGHHVEVSDRPEAGLRDADLVYATRLQTERFADLPVPYSDEFRIDRALVDRVCRPDTVIMHPLPRDSRPAANDLGTDLNTDPRLAIFRQTDAGIPIRMALFASVLGVADAIRPSLRPATWYRPDFTGPDDAPFYRNTAVEGIA
- a CDS encoding MFS transporter, translating into MSGETRREKRRRDFAAYRHPIVAVTMASTFFLKLVSYLCIPFMTIFLSRNADLPAHVIGLLVGLNQIGSLTAGFFSGVLADRIGRRRILLVGLFGTALVFGLLFAVATYLRQSLAFPVLFGVLNVSYGVMSAFFWPVTQVVMADSLPKEQRPVLFRHRYVLTNTAVAVGPPTGAFLGLASDRLAFVIAGGCYLLFALAYAWLGRGTEYGAPVPTPAASAPAAGAKAAGDRRSFTGALRVLAADRAFRSLTVSMILFTLAYCQIESNLSRIVSTGFPDGIRFFAVLLTVNAVAVIALQPLASRAAERLGPRRTLLTGNALFAVVCLLFPLTGSGRAALVALVVLISLAEVLVVPTVSVVVDELAPPDLRGTYFGAATLRNLGLGLGPAAGGLVLTLFPRELLFVFMGLCAAAAWAVIHFTLRENAGAHPGPASEPV
- a CDS encoding TauD/TfdA family dioxygenase — protein: MTITEDRLARTIQDESVSAAGRTVAQTVAAAREVVGRNRICLVRDFPLDPDRYLEFLGAFGEPLRNYSSLSELAKTDPHPQINRVKYKKKTEGAQSVHYVAGGLRPHSARSWCTPRPAFFAMLMVEPGWREVPAGQRGESVVVSWYDLFTRLAERDGAVFEEHFARLSGTPITFRANNVREELSDLPLLYPLDDSRGRYDVGVRLKQDLRDKIAGIEDQLPDADAYRKSLDYLLDASVEDGLFSCFPMERGDLLLLDNHRFAHGRQKIVGEYAVDGEARTNDRELWSVTVR
- a CDS encoding tetratricopeptide repeat protein, whose translation is MALHFTRSNALLLLTPKTGSTWIRRKVRELGLEVAEVGDPAMREHDLLADFDRSRYGFVGAFVRDPLEWYRSYWSYRMEKGWRPQYPLDEHCESDDFQTFVRRAVTVLPGALGNIYTSYVGTPDDEVDFVGRQEDLAADFARFLKLAGEEFDASVLAEGDRINATSIRPDYPEELKELITLSEWETMARFGYLDARPDPIGLAEMRARYPEDAGDLRLLSLWTEKIHWAPDDVKRASGRPVRPETRYARVHSNFALFAQHKKQDPEYAGTRYREALRLDPAHPRTLCNYALYVAEHEDDTAGARALMLRALSGRPNHPYTLGKLAKLTAERLDDPDLAEVLYRQSLAANSDQRELRAEFARFLAGRGKTDEAVALLAEEAESPRADRLTLLTHASVLARAGRITEARRFQQLAATAA